A region of Paenibacillus sp. 37 DNA encodes the following proteins:
- a CDS encoding SDR family NAD(P)-dependent oxidoreductase, whose protein sequence is MLKDQVVFITGASSGIGALCAQMLIEEGAIPILAARSRDKLEEIGASLKGQHELLTLDVTDSEQVQAAVDAILHKYGRIDILLNNAGYGKFAAMTEMSVQEFDEMMDVNYMGIVRCTKAVLPQMLERGKGQIVNVASMAGKIGTAKSASYTATKHAVLGFSNALRQELRKTGVMVTTINPGPIDTPFFQRADPSGNYVNNVRWMMLKPEDVAGHMIRAMKKRKEEVNLPRIASAGIWLYQLFPRLADRLSHGVMNQK, encoded by the coding sequence ATGTTGAAAGATCAGGTAGTGTTTATTACTGGTGCATCGAGTGGTATCGGTGCGCTGTGTGCGCAGATGCTGATTGAAGAAGGAGCCATCCCGATTCTGGCTGCCCGTTCACGGGACAAGCTGGAAGAGATTGGTGCCTCGCTGAAAGGGCAGCATGAATTACTCACACTTGATGTTACGGATAGTGAGCAGGTTCAGGCAGCTGTGGATGCGATATTGCATAAATACGGACGAATCGACATTTTGCTGAATAACGCAGGTTACGGGAAATTCGCAGCGATGACAGAGATGTCTGTACAGGAATTCGATGAGATGATGGACGTTAATTACATGGGCATTGTCCGCTGCACCAAAGCAGTGCTTCCACAAATGCTGGAACGTGGCAAAGGTCAGATTGTGAACGTGGCCTCCATGGCTGGCAAAATCGGTACGGCCAAATCCGCTTCCTATACAGCTACGAAACACGCTGTACTCGGATTTAGTAATGCGCTGCGTCAAGAGCTTCGCAAGACTGGCGTCATGGTGACAACGATTAATCCAGGTCCGATTGATACACCATTTTTCCAACGGGCTGACCCATCTGGCAATTATGTGAATAATGTACGTTGGATGATGTTGAAACCGGAAGATGTTGCGGGTCATATGATTCGGGCGATGAAAAAGCGCAAGGAAGAAGTGAATCTGCCAAGAATTGCTTCTGCTGGCATATGGCTGTACCAGCTATTTCCTCGTCTTGCAGATCGATTGTCGCACGGTGTAATGAATCAGAAGTAA
- a CDS encoding chemotaxis protein CheX — protein sequence MKAEVINPFLESARNVFEQLIQVSPSTGSLGVKNVEYIADHVWIVIGMTGQLSGNIVFGINEQVALKIVSAMMGGFVITEMDEMSKSAISELGNMISGNASTILSNQGVVVDITPPQVMKSEHLTTFSATKALSIPLLMDGIGEMDIQVMIS from the coding sequence GTGAAAGCGGAAGTGATTAATCCTTTCCTGGAATCGGCACGGAACGTATTTGAACAGCTCATCCAGGTTTCGCCTTCCACCGGGAGTCTTGGCGTGAAAAATGTAGAGTACATTGCAGACCATGTCTGGATCGTGATCGGAATGACCGGGCAACTTAGCGGAAACATTGTATTTGGAATCAATGAACAAGTTGCATTGAAAATTGTATCTGCGATGATGGGCGGTTTTGTCATTACAGAAATGGATGAAATGAGTAAAAGTGCGATTTCGGAACTGGGTAATATGATCAGTGGTAATGCCAGCACCATCCTGTCAAACCAGGGTGTTGTTGTCGATATTACACCTCCACAAGTGATGAAGTCCGAACATCTGACTACATTTAGTGCAACGAAAGCATTGAGCATTCCTTTGCTGATGGATGGCATTGGTGAGATGGATATTCAGGTTATGATCTCGTAG
- a CDS encoding pyridoxamine 5'-phosphate oxidase family protein — translation MRRKEFTVDEEQEITAFLDQCSFGFLGTVSPDGQPRVTPLNFVYMDGCFYFHGSLAGEKMKQIKQDSSVSFTVAEEFSLIPSYFSDPELACPATSFFKSVMAFGQAEPVKDLDIKGKVLQRFMEKLQPQGGYVPIDANDSRYTGNLKAVAVVRIMPERVTAKFKFGQNWSIERLDHIRGELEQRNEGRDAETAEMMRKYCPFHQQ, via the coding sequence ATGAGACGGAAAGAATTCACAGTAGATGAAGAACAAGAGATTACGGCATTTCTGGATCAGTGCTCCTTCGGGTTTCTGGGAACGGTCAGTCCGGACGGACAACCACGGGTTACACCTCTGAATTTCGTATATATGGACGGTTGCTTTTATTTCCACGGCAGTCTGGCTGGCGAGAAGATGAAACAGATTAAACAGGATTCGTCGGTCAGTTTCACGGTAGCTGAGGAATTCTCCTTGATTCCATCCTATTTCAGTGATCCTGAGCTTGCTTGTCCGGCGACTTCTTTCTTCAAAAGTGTCATGGCCTTTGGTCAGGCAGAACCGGTTAAAGATCTGGACATCAAAGGTAAGGTGCTGCAACGATTTATGGAAAAACTCCAACCGCAAGGCGGATATGTACCGATCGACGCTAATGACTCACGTTACACAGGAAACCTCAAAGCTGTAGCCGTTGTAAGAATTATGCCGGAACGAGTCACTGCCAAATTTAAATTCGGACAAAATTGGTCCATTGAACGCTTGGATCACATACGTGGTGAACTGGAACAGCGCAATGAGGGACGAGATGCTGAAACCGCTGAGATGATGCGGAAATATTGTCCATTTCATCAGCAATAA
- a CDS encoding histidinol-phosphatase, with protein sequence MKFDLHTHHFRCGHADGNIRDYIEAGIKAGLQAIGISDHTPYFGSELEQAFPRIAMGKSELQHYVEEVLALKEEYAGKIDVLLGIESDYFPAYAELYRTTLGQYPFDYIIGSVHHTEDVSIFNKTRWNGLSNVRKVEVKESYYSLIRESARSGMFQILGHIDAMKGNYPPFSEIIADQAIDETLQVIAESNVAIEINTSGKTKLSGGWYPSDAILERAHHYGVKVTFGSDAHKPQRVADELDDVRTRLKDIGFTDWVYFKQKQMQVVPL encoded by the coding sequence ATGAAATTTGATCTTCATACACATCATTTTCGTTGTGGTCACGCAGACGGCAACATCCGCGATTATATAGAGGCAGGTATTAAGGCAGGACTTCAGGCCATCGGTATCTCGGATCATACGCCATACTTTGGCAGTGAGCTTGAGCAAGCATTTCCCCGGATCGCAATGGGTAAGTCTGAATTGCAGCATTATGTGGAAGAAGTCCTTGCTTTGAAAGAAGAGTACGCTGGTAAAATCGATGTACTGCTCGGCATTGAATCCGACTATTTCCCTGCTTATGCAGAATTGTACCGTACCACACTGGGACAGTATCCTTTTGACTATATTATTGGTTCAGTTCATCATACTGAGGATGTAAGTATCTTCAACAAAACCCGATGGAACGGACTGAGCAATGTTCGCAAAGTTGAAGTGAAAGAAAGCTATTATTCACTAATCCGGGAATCGGCTCGCAGCGGTATGTTCCAGATCCTTGGACACATTGATGCGATGAAAGGAAACTATCCACCTTTCTCCGAAATTATCGCTGATCAGGCCATTGATGAAACGTTGCAGGTCATTGCAGAATCCAACGTAGCGATCGAAATTAACACATCTGGCAAAACCAAACTCAGCGGTGGCTGGTATCCTTCGGATGCCATTCTGGAACGCGCCCATCATTATGGAGTGAAGGTGACATTTGGATCGGACGCTCATAAACCACAGCGCGTTGCAGACGAGCTGGATGACGTTCGTACACGTCTCAAGGATATCGGATTCACAGACTGGGTATACTTCAAGCAGAAACAGATGCAGGTTGTACCACTGTAA
- a CDS encoding DEAD/DEAH box helicase, whose translation MTNQTFASIGVEQDLEAVLAKHGINEPSPVQAQTIPVILEGRDVVSKSQTGTGKTLAYLLPMLQSIKMDIKGTQKLVIAPTQELAMQIVREAQRYAEERKIGVLGLIGGAAAKRQIEKLREHPQLVVGTPGRLKELITLKKLKMHNVSTIVIDEADQVFQLGGVSDVNFVLKSALRDRQLIFLSATIDEHTAGLAKREMKEPVQIGIEPDRATAAGLEHYYFVEENRNKIDMLRRLVRQYNPDRAIVFVNATEDIGEVEAKMNHLGLSAAALYGDADKVTRSNVLSAFRNGKLQLLIASEVAARGLDIEGLPMVINYDPAFDSEHYVHRAGRTGRMGRSGIVLSIVDETQIFIMRKFARELGIELSERVLFGGKVLEADPRPDTRPEGHSFSRKPGQSRDRKPGQGNRNGGTRATISNSRPAGSKPTGNTGRTERDQDRKNKGAPKWSKDKTPRSEE comes from the coding sequence ATGACGAATCAAACATTTGCTTCAATTGGCGTGGAACAGGATCTGGAGGCCGTTTTGGCGAAACATGGCATTAACGAACCTTCACCTGTACAGGCTCAGACGATCCCGGTTATTTTGGAAGGCCGGGATGTCGTATCCAAATCCCAGACGGGAACAGGGAAAACGCTGGCATACTTGCTGCCAATGTTACAATCCATCAAAATGGATATCAAAGGCACGCAGAAACTCGTTATTGCACCTACGCAAGAGCTGGCGATGCAAATTGTACGTGAAGCGCAGCGTTATGCGGAAGAACGTAAGATTGGCGTATTGGGTCTGATTGGTGGCGCAGCGGCTAAACGTCAGATCGAGAAGCTGCGTGAGCATCCACAATTGGTTGTGGGTACACCAGGACGACTGAAGGAATTGATTACACTCAAAAAACTGAAAATGCACAACGTCTCTACGATTGTTATCGATGAAGCGGACCAAGTGTTCCAACTTGGCGGTGTAAGTGACGTGAACTTTGTACTCAAGAGCGCATTGCGGGACCGTCAGCTGATCTTCCTGTCAGCAACCATTGATGAGCATACAGCTGGACTCGCAAAGCGTGAGATGAAAGAGCCTGTTCAGATCGGAATTGAACCGGATCGAGCTACGGCTGCGGGCCTTGAGCATTATTATTTTGTAGAAGAAAACCGGAATAAAATTGACATGCTGCGTCGTCTGGTTAGACAGTACAATCCGGATCGGGCAATCGTATTTGTGAATGCAACCGAAGATATTGGTGAAGTTGAAGCAAAAATGAATCATCTGGGTTTGTCTGCTGCTGCGCTGTATGGGGATGCTGACAAAGTGACCCGCAGTAACGTATTGTCTGCCTTCCGTAATGGCAAACTTCAGTTGCTGATCGCCAGCGAAGTAGCTGCCAGAGGACTGGATATCGAAGGATTGCCAATGGTCATTAACTATGACCCTGCCTTTGACTCGGAGCATTATGTTCACCGTGCAGGTCGTACAGGCCGAATGGGACGTTCGGGTATTGTGCTATCCATTGTGGATGAAACACAGATCTTTATTATGCGTAAATTCGCACGCGAACTCGGAATCGAACTGTCAGAACGTGTACTCTTCGGCGGTAAAGTATTGGAGGCTGATCCACGTCCGGATACGCGTCCTGAGGGACATTCGTTCTCCAGAAAACCAGGACAATCCAGAGATCGCAAACCAGGTCAGGGCAATCGTAATGGGGGAACCCGAGCTACAATCTCCAATTCGCGTCCAGCAGGTAGCAAACCAACGGGCAATACAGGCCGCACGGAGCGCGACCAGGATCGTAAAAACAAGGGAGCACCCAAGTGGAGTAAAGATAAAACGCCACGCTCCGAAGAATAG
- a CDS encoding ABC transporter ATP-binding protein, which translates to MENVQSPVLQISGLSGGYSAKRPVLHGIDLEVGRGEMVGLIGLNGAGKSTTMKHILGLMTPQQGEVRVMGKKRDEDAQIYQSAMAFVPESPELYDEMTVMEHLEFTARAYNVSEADFKQRTEKLLQLFRMNEKSTSLSTHLSKGMRQKVMIMCAFVAGPPLYIIDEPFLGLDPLGIRSLLDFMLEMKASGSSILLSSHILSTIENYCDRFIVLHRGQVIAQGTLNELRSQFGESDATLEHMFYSLVQGRD; encoded by the coding sequence ATGGAAAATGTTCAATCGCCTGTTCTGCAAATCAGCGGGTTAAGCGGAGGTTATAGTGCCAAACGGCCGGTCCTTCACGGCATCGATCTGGAAGTCGGACGTGGAGAGATGGTTGGACTAATCGGCTTAAACGGTGCTGGCAAAAGTACAACCATGAAACATATCCTCGGCTTGATGACCCCTCAACAGGGCGAAGTGCGAGTGATGGGCAAGAAGCGGGACGAGGATGCGCAGATCTACCAATCGGCCATGGCATTCGTACCGGAATCACCCGAATTGTATGATGAGATGACGGTGATGGAGCATTTGGAGTTTACAGCAAGAGCGTACAATGTGTCGGAGGCTGACTTCAAACAACGTACGGAGAAATTGCTGCAATTATTCCGTATGAATGAAAAAAGTACAAGTCTGTCGACTCACCTGTCCAAGGGCATGCGGCAAAAGGTCATGATTATGTGTGCTTTTGTGGCCGGACCGCCACTGTACATTATTGATGAGCCTTTTCTGGGGCTGGACCCGCTGGGTATTCGCTCCTTGCTTGATTTTATGCTGGAGATGAAAGCTTCGGGATCATCCATCCTGCTGAGTTCACACATTCTGTCCACGATTGAAAATTACTGTGACCGGTTTATCGTACTGCATCGTGGACAGGTTATTGCTCAAGGGACGCTGAATGAACTGCGCTCCCAATTCGGGGAATCGGATGCCACGCTGGAGCACATGTTCTATTCCCTCGTACAAGGCAGGGATTGA
- a CDS encoding aminotransferase class I/II-fold pyridoxal phosphate-dependent enzyme has translation MNPLAEQLNESIQTGSSHVYSMLSQLGKEIYFPKEGILSQSAEAASLAKTHNATIGIALEGGVPMHLQVIQEKLSAFQPKDLYPYAPPAGKPELRTVWRDKMLKETPSLKGKTFGNPIVTNALTHGLSIVADLFADEGDAVIYPDKNWENYELTFGIRRHGQLVHYPLFDDQLNFNSDGLLQALLDQKDKGKAIVLLNFPNNPTGYTPGAEEADAIVNTILQAAEAGVNVVAVTDDAYFGLFFEDSIHESLFGKLANIHPRVLTVKVDGATKEEFVWGFRVGFITYAHEDAAVLHALEQKTLGIIRATISSGPHPSQTFVLDALKAPEFEAQKQEKFEIMKGRANKVKAILDSGKYGDAWDYYPFNSGYFMCLKLKEVGAEELRSHLLHKYGVGTIALGESDLRIAFSCIEESGLEDLYETIYRGVQDLRTT, from the coding sequence ATGAATCCACTGGCTGAACAGTTGAACGAAAGTATTCAGACAGGCAGCAGTCACGTCTACTCCATGCTGTCACAGCTTGGCAAAGAAATTTATTTTCCTAAAGAGGGGATTTTGAGTCAATCTGCTGAAGCAGCAAGCTTGGCCAAGACCCATAATGCCACGATTGGTATCGCCCTGGAGGGTGGTGTGCCGATGCATCTTCAGGTCATTCAGGAGAAGCTCTCTGCATTCCAGCCAAAGGATCTGTATCCTTACGCTCCACCTGCAGGCAAACCTGAATTGCGGACCGTCTGGAGAGACAAGATGCTGAAGGAAACGCCTTCCCTGAAAGGCAAAACGTTTGGCAATCCAATTGTAACCAATGCATTAACCCATGGACTAAGTATCGTAGCCGACCTGTTCGCCGATGAAGGGGACGCTGTCATATATCCGGATAAAAACTGGGAAAATTACGAGCTGACCTTCGGAATTCGTCGTCATGGCCAGTTAGTTCATTATCCCCTGTTCGATGATCAGTTGAACTTCAACAGTGATGGTCTTCTTCAGGCTTTGCTTGATCAAAAGGACAAAGGTAAAGCGATCGTCCTGCTCAACTTCCCGAATAACCCAACAGGTTATACGCCTGGAGCGGAAGAAGCAGATGCCATTGTAAACACGATTCTTCAGGCAGCTGAAGCCGGCGTTAACGTGGTTGCTGTAACAGATGATGCCTACTTTGGACTGTTCTTCGAAGATTCCATTCATGAATCCCTGTTTGGCAAACTTGCCAACATTCATCCACGTGTGTTGACTGTAAAAGTGGATGGTGCAACCAAGGAGGAGTTCGTATGGGGCTTCCGCGTTGGATTCATTACGTATGCCCATGAAGATGCAGCCGTTCTGCATGCATTGGAGCAAAAAACACTCGGTATTATCCGGGCAACTATCTCCAGTGGACCGCATCCTTCCCAGACTTTTGTATTGGATGCGCTCAAAGCACCGGAGTTTGAAGCACAGAAACAGGAGAAATTCGAGATTATGAAAGGCCGCGCCAATAAGGTAAAAGCCATTCTCGATAGCGGCAAGTATGGAGATGCATGGGACTATTATCCGTTCAACTCCGGTTACTTCATGTGCCTGAAGCTGAAAGAAGTTGGCGCTGAAGAACTCCGAAGCCATTTGCTGCACAAATACGGTGTGGGTACAATTGCGCTGGGTGAATCAGATCTGCGAATCGCCTTCTCCTGTATTGAAGAATCCGGATTGGAAGATCTGTATGAAACCATCTATCGTGGAGTTCAGGATCTGCGGACGACTTAG
- a CDS encoding PLP-dependent aminotransferase family protein: protein MEFWLPMDTYELQHRYKYEALYHALRDAIHAGTLVGGTRLPSTRELAKQYEMSRGSVAQVYDMLLADGYVHAHRGRGTFVTETLSTQENEKQEAVLKLSAWGERVQMLNTQHEVLRTPMSSPKASVINFQMQRMPAEHFPLGEWKSALAAVHRSGWRESSGVAGDPELREAIASHLRWTRGIQAEPSQIVLFSGSMQGITLLSQLLITENTAVVLENPGYPGIAHAVKSCGGYIIPADVDTAGIIPQPWEAQTLFVTPTRQFPTGAVLRLDRRRALLAWASKRNAVIIEDDYDSEFRWGGRPIEPLKVLDREQRVIYVGSFSQTMVASFRLGYAVLPPGLVEPLLAAKALYEPVPPALLEQRALAKFMTRGGYLRHLRRLTRLYGERHGFFVREMELQLPEAFTMQLGDAGLHIYATWNGDVDSYQRFKKLAEEDGILFRDAERYRLTSGHPAACFAFAHLEKEEMTEGIRRMRLAWEKCTFSFR, encoded by the coding sequence ATGGAATTTTGGCTACCTATGGATACCTATGAACTTCAGCATCGATACAAGTATGAGGCATTGTACCATGCGTTACGTGATGCCATTCATGCAGGCACATTGGTGGGAGGTACGAGACTTCCTTCCACCCGTGAGTTGGCAAAGCAATATGAGATGTCACGTGGTTCGGTAGCTCAGGTATACGACATGCTGCTTGCGGATGGTTATGTCCATGCACATCGGGGAAGAGGTACATTTGTCACCGAAACATTATCCACTCAGGAAAATGAAAAACAGGAAGCCGTTCTCAAGCTGTCTGCCTGGGGGGAACGAGTACAGATGTTGAATACGCAACATGAAGTCCTGCGGACTCCAATGTCTTCACCGAAGGCGTCCGTCATTAATTTTCAAATGCAGCGCATGCCTGCAGAACATTTCCCGTTAGGGGAGTGGAAAAGTGCACTCGCTGCGGTTCATCGCAGTGGTTGGCGAGAATCCAGCGGTGTAGCCGGAGATCCGGAGCTGCGTGAGGCCATCGCCTCCCATCTCAGATGGACACGTGGTATTCAGGCTGAACCCTCTCAGATTGTATTGTTCAGTGGTTCAATGCAAGGTATCACCCTGCTATCTCAATTGCTGATTACGGAGAATACAGCAGTTGTATTGGAGAACCCGGGGTATCCGGGCATTGCCCATGCCGTCAAGTCCTGTGGAGGGTACATCATCCCGGCAGATGTGGATACCGCAGGCATTATTCCGCAACCTTGGGAGGCACAGACGTTATTTGTCACCCCTACCCGGCAGTTTCCAACAGGTGCCGTGCTGAGGTTGGACAGAAGACGTGCCTTGCTTGCATGGGCTTCGAAGCGGAATGCGGTCATTATTGAAGATGATTATGACAGTGAATTCCGATGGGGAGGAAGACCAATTGAACCTCTTAAAGTGCTTGATCGTGAACAGCGCGTCATCTATGTCGGTTCATTCTCACAAACGATGGTTGCTTCGTTCCGACTTGGTTATGCCGTACTGCCGCCTGGCCTGGTAGAACCTCTCCTTGCCGCCAAGGCGCTGTATGAACCGGTACCTCCGGCGCTGTTAGAGCAGCGCGCACTGGCAAAATTTATGACCAGAGGAGGTTACCTGAGGCACTTACGGCGGTTAACCCGGTTATACGGGGAACGGCATGGTTTTTTTGTCCGAGAGATGGAACTACAGTTACCGGAAGCATTCACGATGCAGCTTGGTGATGCAGGACTGCATATCTACGCTACCTGGAATGGTGATGTGGACAGTTATCAGCGATTTAAAAAGCTTGCTGAGGAGGATGGCATACTGTTTCGTGATGCAGAGCGATATCGGCTGACTTCAGGTCATCCGGCGGCCTGCTTTGCTTTTGCACATCTGGAGAAAGAAGAGATGACAGAGGGAATCCGGCGAATGCGGTTAGCCTGGGAGAAGTGCACATTTTCGTTTCGGTGA
- a CDS encoding ABC transporter permease: MDLKLLWKQRRTGFWNGILPYLGYVIQSGVAMVFLFLVIAFSAWYTSFVQNIPAEFPIRWIALLLLAPLVLFSSYRTYLLPADIVFLRPQEYRMQEYLKNSFARGIIYKSLGLLLVFVTLWPLYVRADLDARPFGWFIVFLLLWKGLSSYGAWQELRMVQVGAARGYRLLRWASAVLAVGAWLWQPPQRSVWFLLLLAVVYIVALRIPVKHRVAWERLIQVEQGQAGRVMRTLGWFVDVPSSGQKVSSRRWLSKLGSGLPWNAGKAYRYLITKTFIRTEVFSIVLRLVVLGMLLSWWTAGSYFGVGVYLFFLLLAGVQLGALRRSHSESFWIMIYPISGESRRSQVLGFIFHLHALAALLMWLPMLAAGATGLTVTGVALILSILVIVIMRRSQGNKWLKEEEDE; this comes from the coding sequence ATGGATCTCAAGCTGCTATGGAAGCAAAGACGCACAGGATTCTGGAACGGAATTCTTCCTTATCTGGGTTATGTGATCCAGAGCGGTGTAGCTATGGTCTTTTTATTTCTCGTCATTGCGTTCTCCGCCTGGTATACATCGTTTGTCCAGAACATTCCCGCAGAATTCCCGATTCGCTGGATTGCATTGCTGCTGCTGGCGCCACTGGTGCTGTTTAGCAGTTATCGTACATATCTGCTTCCAGCAGATATTGTATTCCTGCGGCCACAGGAATACCGGATGCAGGAATATTTGAAGAACAGCTTTGCCAGGGGCATCATCTATAAAAGTCTGGGCCTACTGCTTGTATTTGTTACACTGTGGCCTCTCTATGTCAGAGCAGATCTGGATGCACGGCCATTTGGCTGGTTCATCGTATTCCTGCTGCTGTGGAAAGGGCTGTCCAGTTATGGAGCATGGCAAGAGCTAAGAATGGTTCAGGTTGGCGCGGCAAGAGGATACCGTCTCTTGCGTTGGGCTTCGGCAGTTCTGGCAGTTGGCGCATGGTTATGGCAACCACCTCAGCGCAGCGTATGGTTCCTGCTGTTACTGGCTGTCGTTTATATCGTTGCCTTGCGTATCCCGGTAAAACATCGGGTGGCGTGGGAACGTCTGATACAGGTGGAGCAGGGGCAGGCTGGCAGGGTTATGCGGACGCTCGGCTGGTTCGTGGATGTGCCTTCATCCGGACAGAAAGTAAGTTCGCGTCGCTGGCTTAGCAAATTGGGGAGCGGTCTTCCCTGGAATGCAGGGAAAGCTTACCGATATCTGATTACCAAAACGTTTATTCGAACCGAAGTGTTTTCCATTGTATTACGTCTGGTTGTACTGGGTATGTTACTATCCTGGTGGACAGCAGGCAGCTACTTTGGTGTCGGGGTGTATCTGTTCTTCCTGTTGCTTGCAGGTGTTCAGTTGGGTGCGCTGCGTCGCAGTCATAGTGAATCGTTCTGGATTATGATCTACCCGATCTCGGGAGAAAGTCGTCGTTCTCAGGTGTTGGGATTCATATTCCATCTACATGCACTGGCTGCGTTACTCATGTGGTTGCCTATGCTGGCTGCCGGAGCAACCGGACTGACTGTCACCGGAGTAGCCCTTATTTTGAGTATACTGGTGATTGTGATCATGCGGCGTTCACAAGGTAACAAGTGGTTGAAGGAAGAAGAGGACGAGTAA
- a CDS encoding LysR family transcriptional regulator: protein MNISQLETLITISKTMSFRKAGELLNLTQPAVSAQIKSLEDEFSTVLVDRNQPVTLTDRGQVFLEHAERMLDIVDELKQKLSDLDETPQGRIVLGTTTSIAIQILPRVLSYFQDQFPLIKTSIQSLPSSQIYTQVENGLVDIGIGYLTERNPNLNTSVLYYDTFELVVSPSHPLAKKKHAAVDVLRSTPLILLSPDTVGRRFTETIFKKHNIEPNIVMELSSSEEVKRMVEIDLGAAVISKQSVAHELRQGTLRMIPLSELEVSHPVGVIYKSSRYLNSAMQQFISDLKGMPETQFISSE, encoded by the coding sequence ATGAACATAAGCCAACTGGAGACACTAATTACCATTTCCAAAACGATGAGCTTCCGCAAAGCGGGAGAACTTCTGAACCTGACCCAACCTGCCGTCTCGGCCCAGATCAAAAGTCTGGAGGACGAATTCAGCACCGTTCTTGTGGATCGTAACCAACCCGTTACCCTGACAGACCGTGGACAGGTATTTCTGGAGCACGCTGAACGGATGCTCGACATCGTCGATGAGTTGAAACAAAAATTGTCCGATCTCGATGAAACGCCCCAAGGACGTATCGTGTTAGGCACAACAACTTCCATTGCTATTCAGATCTTGCCAAGGGTGTTATCCTATTTCCAAGATCAATTCCCGCTGATCAAAACCAGTATCCAATCCCTTCCTTCATCACAGATCTATACCCAGGTCGAAAATGGTCTGGTTGATATTGGTATCGGTTATCTCACGGAGCGTAATCCCAACCTGAATACATCTGTGCTGTACTATGACACATTTGAACTCGTGGTATCTCCTTCCCACCCACTGGCGAAGAAAAAACATGCTGCAGTAGATGTGCTCCGGAGTACACCATTGATTCTGCTGTCCCCTGATACAGTAGGACGAAGGTTTACGGAAACCATCTTCAAGAAACATAATATTGAACCTAATATTGTAATGGAGTTATCCAGCAGCGAAGAAGTGAAACGGATGGTCGAGATTGATCTCGGAGCAGCTGTCATCTCCAAACAATCTGTTGCGCATGAGTTGCGTCAAGGTACATTGCGAATGATACCCTTAAGTGAGCTGGAGGTCAGTCACCCTGTTGGTGTCATCTATAAGTCCAGTCGTTACCTTAACTCAGCGATGCAGCAATTTATAAGTGACCTCAAAGGCATGCCGGAAACCCAATTCATCAGTTCAGAATGA
- a CDS encoding GNAT family N-acetyltransferase yields the protein MLTRKMLVQGLPALWTERLVLRSLRQSDYSTLSELFSDPQVIRYVNRGSQPTPIRARRLLNQIRSSSTKLDSLHYGICWRGKEQVIGITSFQHWNDQNGTAQIGYILNRSCWGRGVATEAVQRLLQFGFDDLHLGRVEARCYEANVSSQRVLNKIGMSYERSLPSFGLHDEDDEGSESLMDVKVYSMYREQYVRPLQEKDLQTLVSDKPQ from the coding sequence ATGCTTACCCGAAAAATGCTGGTTCAAGGTCTGCCCGCTTTGTGGACAGAGCGTCTTGTCCTGCGATCATTACGTCAAAGTGATTACAGCACATTATCGGAACTATTTTCCGATCCTCAAGTCATAAGATATGTGAATAGGGGAAGCCAGCCCACGCCAATCAGGGCGAGACGGTTATTGAACCAGATACGGAGCAGCAGCACCAAGCTGGATTCGTTACATTATGGGATCTGCTGGAGAGGCAAGGAACAGGTGATTGGAATCACCTCATTCCAACACTGGAATGATCAGAATGGTACCGCACAGATCGGTTATATCCTGAACAGGTCCTGTTGGGGCAGGGGTGTGGCTACCGAGGCGGTACAGAGGCTGCTGCAGTTTGGATTTGACGATCTTCATCTGGGGAGGGTGGAAGCACGTTGTTATGAGGCCAATGTTTCTTCACAACGGGTGCTAAACAAAATAGGGATGTCCTATGAGCGGAGTCTTCCCTCGTTCGGACTGCATGATGAGGATGACGAGGGATCAGAATCCCTGATGGATGTTAAAGTGTACAGTATGTACCGGGAACAATACGTCAGACCGCTTCAGGAAAAAGACCTGCAAACCCTGGTATCTGACAAGCCGCAATGA
- a CDS encoding YjcZ family sporulation protein: MSGVEDTRGGYGCGGYGGFTNTGAILVLFILLVIITKSFLC; this comes from the coding sequence ATGTCTGGAGTTGAAGATACAAGAGGCGGTTATGGATGCGGCGGTTACGGAGGATTTACTAACACAGGTGCCATTCTCGTTCTGTTCATCTTGCTCGTAATTATCACTAAATCGTTCCTCTGTTAG